The following proteins are encoded in a genomic region of [Limnothrix rosea] IAM M-220:
- the pdxA gene encoding 4-hydroxythreonine-4-phosphate dehydrogenase PdxA has product MQPHLALTLGDPAGIGSEVLLKALADLDIRQLCSITIVGNRRLLEQAYAALRLKTTEPLADPGNLEVFDPMGDLDETIYWGQGSAFTGDLGFRYLNGAIYATLEGKFSGIVTAPIAKNFWHEAGHHYPGQTEVLAQKTNSDRYGMAFIGRSPYTGWTLRSLLATTHIPLADVPQTLTPELMDLKLGLLLESLDNDFGIKNPRVAIAGLNPHSGENGQLGREEKDWLNDWLDAARLKYPQATLTGLHPPDTMWVKTGKAWYGKPNFEAGADGYLALYHDQGLIPVKLMAFDYAINTTVGLPFIRTSPDHGTAFDIAGQGIANPTSMKEAIRLAAHISQCRLEDSASSKPQVIC; this is encoded by the coding sequence ATGCAACCCCATCTTGCGCTAACTCTCGGTGACCCGGCGGGCATTGGTTCTGAGGTTTTATTAAAAGCCCTCGCAGATTTAGACATTCGGCAACTGTGTTCCATCACCATTGTGGGTAATCGTCGTCTTTTAGAGCAGGCTTACGCAGCGTTACGGTTAAAAACGACAGAGCCTTTAGCAGATCCAGGGAATTTAGAGGTGTTTGACCCGATGGGGGATCTTGATGAAACAATTTATTGGGGTCAAGGTTCGGCATTTACGGGGGATTTGGGGTTTCGATATCTTAATGGGGCTATCTACGCGACTTTAGAGGGCAAATTTTCTGGCATTGTTACTGCACCGATTGCGAAGAATTTTTGGCATGAGGCGGGTCATCATTACCCTGGTCAGACGGAAGTATTGGCGCAAAAAACGAATAGTGATCGTTATGGGATGGCGTTTATCGGGCGATCGCCCTACACCGGTTGGACATTGCGCAGCTTGCTGGCAACGACCCATATTCCCCTTGCGGATGTGCCGCAAACTTTGACTCCAGAGCTAATGGATCTGAAATTGGGTTTGCTATTAGAATCCCTCGATAATGATTTTGGGATAAAAAATCCACGGGTGGCGATCGCCGGACTAAATCCCCACAGCGGCGAAAATGGTCAGCTCGGCAGAGAAGAAAAAGATTGGCTCAACGACTGGCTCGATGCCGCTCGACTCAAATATCCCCAAGCCACGCTCACGGGACTGCATCCCCCCGACACCATGTGGGTGAAAACGGGTAAAGCTTGGTACGGCAAACCTAATTTTGAAGCTGGGGCTGATGGTTATCTGGCGCTTTATCATGACCAAGGTCTCATTCCGGTGAAGTTGATGGCGTTCGATTATGCGATTAATACCACGGTTGGTTTGCCTTTTATTCGCACTTCGCCGGATCATGGCACAGCTTTTGATATCGCTGGACAAGGGATTGCCAATCCCACCAGTATGAAAGAAGCTATTCGTTTAGCGGCTCACATTAGCCAATGTCGTTTAGAAGATTCGGCCAGTAGCAAACCTCAAGTAATCTGTTAA